One stretch of Schizosaccharomyces pombe strain 972h- genome assembly, chromosome: III DNA includes these proteins:
- the sec5 gene encoding exocyst complex subunit Sec5, protein MSADEEILAHYGLTSLSQDYWTEKPDFAIANASVDVQSPTTGVHHERNRSEDILRTGGATSETTKDASAAGPVTPSFAMKRSQTSVQPSMSSQIAIGGMRNPMATRKIAGTYRDAPDNSMQQTSTGVHRSSSWLTTDGTHQLLSLMETNFNKFIAAKETIDNVYAQIISTLSHAGPAKTMDMCEESISGALQQLQLFNTESTNEVDISYGELLVMRECEALFTYPEKFRLYHKQEKYSLLMQEIENAKKLYEKDRERLAKVNPKLVYLVDHAWEIIQATIDGICASIWNQILQSQGDFAFVVRTLCDLLKLKPNPISGRDPVLYATVSQQKYLYNLMKERFSYFEKIIKSRQEDFSKLSCTRASPMLVWRAVARGCNLDYTLRGRPEVFAGMQLIEWANACVLKIVREIKEVELYAKEFISGIQQASYPEAAKHYGRDPKQMGVVVEKLNSQCLEMVYSFVGERGERLEMDGAFVLIQLHYFQRVADLLPKRIRTVFSMAATRCIVDTWMLQHAPQSKSANIEEMFIVDANENQVLEPELMVVDVLRELNKLYIPPHREEIVREIHHAFYKVLYANARFPSMSVSMANWESDVWSLASSTLIDFVQHRNQHDMKKLASKMTTSLPVFSTSITRSDVLHFVTRLLNLRSRLVPYQKFLLQTFPLNEVSPSLDPRISKSLRNLQDLYKLLAIRDTSFSNTTPSSISKLSIQPPTFQLFSTLETIYLELKDSMPPNEAADWMIATTSCMLAQFALHSPYAFFHDIPSISHFLNKCLPPTILDLLQQIQRKAEASSISPTTETATKTRLKFQFIEMIFS, encoded by the exons ATGAGTGCAGACGAAGAGATCCTTGCTCATTATGGTTTGACAAGTTTAAGTCAAGACTACTGGACTGAGAAGCCGGACTTTGCGATTGCCAATGCCTCAGTAGATGTACAAAGTCCTACTACCGGTGTTCATCATGAACGTAATCGTTCAGAAGACATACTTCGTACGGGTGG CGCTACATCCGAAACTACCAAAGATGCTAGTGCAGCTGGACCAGTAACACCATCATTTGCAATGAAACGTAGTCAAACGAGCGTCCAACCATCTATGTCATCTCAAATAGCTATTGGAGGTATGAGAAACCCGATGGCTACACGTAAAATCGCTGGGACATATCGCGATGCTCCTGATAACTCTATGCAACAGACGAGTACGGGAGTTCATCGATCATCTTCGTGGTTAACCACCGATGGAACTCATCAGTTATTATCGTTGATGGAAACAaactttaataaatttattgcCGCGAAGGAAACTATAGATAATGTTTATGCTCAAATTATCAGCACCTTGAGTCATGCTGGACCCGCTAAGACAATGGATATGTGCGAAGAATCAATCTCAGGCGCACTTCAGCAACTTCAGCTTTTCAACACAGAATCAACTAATGAGGTCGATATTTCTTACGGTGAACTATTGGTCATGCGGGAGTGTGAGGCTCTATTCACATACCCTGAGAAATTTCGCTTATATCacaaacaagaaaaatatagTTTATTAATGCAGGAGATTGAAAAtgctaaaaaattatatgaAAAAGATCGCGAACGTTTAGCAAAGGTCAATCCAAAGCTCGTGTATTTAGTTGATCATGCTTGGGAAATTATTCAAGCCACTATAGATGGCATTTGCGCCTCTATCTGGAATCAAATTTTACAAAGTCAAGGagattttgcttttgttgTCCGTACATTATGCGATTTGCTTAAATTAAAACCCAATCCCATTAGCGGACGGGACCCTGTACTATATGCTACAGTCAgtcaacaaaaatatttgtacAATCTTATGAAGGAAAGATTTTcctattttgaaaaaataattaagtCTAGACAAGAAGACTTTTCTAAATTATCGTGCACGCGTGCATCGCCCATGCTGGTTTGGCGTGCTGTGGCTCGTGGATGCAATTTGGATTATACACTTAGGGGACGACCTGAAGTTTTTGCAGGAATGCAGCTTATCGAATGGGCGAATGCAtgtgttttaaaaattgttcGTGAAATCAAGGAAGTTGAACTGTATGCCAAAGAATTCATTAGTGGCATTCAACAAGCTAGCTATCCAGAAGCCGCCAAGCATTATGGGCGTGACCCGAAGCAAATGGGTGTAGTGGTTGAGAAGTTGAATTCTCAGTGTTTGGAAATGGTTTATTCTTTTGTGGGTGAACGTGGTGAGCGTTTAGAAATGGATGGAGCCTTTGTTCTTATTCAATTACATTACTTCCAAAGAGTTGCTGATTTGCTTCCCAAACGCATAAGAACAGTATTTTCTATGGCCGCTACCCGTTGTATTGTTGATACATGGATGCTCCAACATGCGCCTCAATCCAAATCAGCTAATATAGAAGAGATGTTCATTGTAGATGCCAATGAAAACCAGGTATTGGAACCGGAATTAATGGTTGTGGATGTATTACGAGAATTGAATAAGCTGTACATACCACCTCATCGTGAAGAGATTGTTCGAGAGATTCATCATGCGTTTTATAAGGTTTTGTATGCGAATGCAAGGTTCCCCAGTATGAGCGTTTCGATGGCGAACTGGGAGTCCGATGTATGGTCTCTTGCTTCTTCTACCCTAATTGATTTCGTGCAGCACCGTAACCAGCATGATATGAAAAAGCTTGCTTCTAAAATGACAACCTCTCTACCTGTTTTCTCTACCTCCATTACCCGCTCTGATGTTTTACACTTCGTAACTCGACTGTTAAACTTGCGTTCACGTTTGGTACCTTACCAAAAGTTTCTCTTACAGACATTTCCTCTTAACGAGGTTTCTCCCTCCCTCGATCCGagaatttcaaaatctcTTCGAAACTTGCAAGATCTTTATAAATTGTTGGCCATACGGGATACCAGTTTTTCCAATACCACACCCTCTTCCATATCCAAGTTGAGCATTCAACCACCGACCTTCCAATTGTTTTCCACTCTAGAAACCATATACTTAGAATTAAAAGACTCCATGCCTCCTAATGAAGCGGCAGATTGGATGATAGCCACAACGTCTTGTATGCTCGCTCAGTTTGCTTTACACTCACCATATGCCTTTTTCCACGACATTCCTAGTATTTCGCATTTCTTAAATAAATGCCTTCCACCTACCATACTCGACTTGCTACAACAAATCCAAAGAAAGGCAGAAGCCAGCTCCATAAGTCCGACTACGGAAACAGCTACGAAAACACGACTCAAGTTTCAGTTTATTGAAATGATCTTTTcataa